A genomic region of bacterium HR17 contains the following coding sequences:
- the serA gene encoding D-3-phosphoglycerate dehydrogenase, with product MRYRVLIADPLEETGIALLREIAEVEVRPKLSEDELCQHIGDYDALIVRSGTRVTRRVIEHGRRLKVIGRAGIGVDNIDVDAATERGIFVVNAPSAVTTATAEHTFALLLALLRKIPQAWQSVREGKWERTKFVGTQLQGKTMGIIGLGRIGTQVARYAKAFGMRVLGCDPFITQERARQLGIELRELDELLRDADIVSVHVPLTKETRHLVNARTLALMKPTAVLINTARGGIVDEAALYEALVNGRLAGAALDVLEHEPPKEGTVSARLVQLPHVVVTPHLGASAKEAQEEAAMEVAKQVLAVLRGDFPTTAVNLPAIPPDVLQALRPFMHLADRMGRFLSQFCQGRVEEVRLNFAGQIAETETEPLTRAFLKGLMEMRLPETVNFVNAPALARGRGIRVIEERQLQPTDYASLITATVRTNVEEGSVAGTVFQGVGPRLVQINGYRVDVAPEGHAIVVEQVDRPGIIGRVGTLLGQNNINIAFMQVGRKELGGHAIMVIMVDTPAPPELLAQLRTAHDAIVDARQVDFGPPLPAPK from the coding sequence TTGCGTTATCGCGTGCTCATCGCGGACCCGCTGGAGGAAACAGGCATCGCGTTGCTGCGGGAAATTGCCGAGGTAGAGGTGCGCCCAAAACTCAGCGAGGACGAACTTTGTCAGCATATCGGCGATTACGATGCGCTCATCGTCCGCAGCGGGACGAGGGTGACCCGCCGCGTCATTGAGCACGGAAGGCGCTTGAAAGTTATCGGGCGTGCGGGCATCGGTGTGGACAACATTGATGTGGACGCCGCGACGGAACGCGGCATTTTCGTCGTCAACGCACCGTCAGCGGTGACGACGGCGACAGCGGAACATACCTTCGCGTTATTGTTGGCGCTGTTGCGCAAAATCCCGCAAGCGTGGCAATCGGTGCGGGAAGGCAAATGGGAGCGGACGAAATTCGTCGGGACACAATTGCAGGGCAAGACGATGGGCATCATCGGGCTGGGGCGCATCGGCACGCAGGTCGCCCGCTACGCCAAAGCCTTCGGGATGCGCGTGTTAGGCTGTGACCCGTTCATTACACAAGAGCGGGCGCGCCAGTTGGGTATTGAGTTGCGGGAGTTGGACGAGTTGCTGCGCGATGCCGATATCGTCTCGGTGCATGTGCCTTTGACCAAAGAGACGCGCCATCTGGTGAACGCCCGCACGCTGGCGTTGATGAAGCCGACGGCGGTTTTGATCAATACGGCGCGGGGCGGCATCGTGGACGAAGCGGCGCTCTACGAGGCGTTGGTCAATGGACGGCTGGCAGGCGCGGCGTTGGATGTGTTGGAACATGAGCCGCCCAAAGAGGGAACGGTCAGTGCCCGACTGGTGCAGTTGCCCCATGTCGTCGTGACGCCCCATTTGGGGGCGTCGGCGAAGGAAGCCCAAGAGGAAGCGGCAATGGAAGTTGCCAAGCAAGTCCTCGCCGTGCTGCGGGGCGATTTCCCGACGACTGCCGTCAATTTGCCCGCCATCCCACCCGATGTCCTGCAAGCGTTGCGCCCCTTCATGCACCTCGCCGACCGCATGGGACGCTTCCTCAGCCAGTTCTGTCAAGGGCGGGTGGAAGAGGTGCGGCTTAACTTTGCGGGTCAAATTGCCGAAACGGAAACCGAGCCGCTAACGCGGGCTTTTTTGAAGGGCTTAATGGAGATGCGTTTGCCCGAAACGGTCAACTTCGTCAACGCCCCCGCCTTGGCGCGCGGGCGGGGCATTCGGGTCATAGAGGAGCGCCAATTGCAGCCGACTGATTATGCCTCGCTCATCACGGCGACAGTGCGCACCAATGTGGAAGAGGGGTCAGTGGCGGGGACGGTTTTTCAAGGCGTCGGACCGCGCCTCGTGCAAATCAACGGCTACCGTGTGGATGTCGCGCCCGAAGGGCACGCCATCGTCGTGGAGCAGGTTGACCGCCCCGGCATCATCGGACGAGTCGGGACGCTGTTGGGGCAAAACAACATCAACATCGCTTTCATGCAGGTCGGGCGCAAGGAACTGGGCGGTCACGCCATCATGGTCATCATGGTGGACACGCCCGCTCCGCCCGAACTGCTGGCGCAGCTGCGCACAGCACATGACGCCATCGTGGACGCACGGCAGGTGGATTTCGGTCCACCGCTGCCCGCACCGAAGTAG
- the rffH gene encoding Glucose-1-phosphate thymidylyltransferase 2, which translates to MGRKGVILAAGKGTRLRPLTDKTPKPLIEVGGRPFLAYVLERFRFAGCDEVLLVIGHLGEQIVRRCGERAFGMQLRYAWQFVPEGTAKALLLAEDFVGDEPFLMSWGDIVAAPENYTVLWQRYGQGDCAMTMLVNWMDDVSAGADVTLDGERVTDIVEKPSGKKAGWNQAGIFVLSPRIFAYLRRVRPSMRGEYEFTDAVRLMLQAGERVIAVPVQGYRYELGTHEQLQALEQIAAQLRLPSE; encoded by the coding sequence ATGGGGCGAAAGGGTGTGATTTTGGCGGCAGGCAAAGGGACGCGGTTGCGCCCCCTCACCGATAAAACACCCAAGCCGCTGATTGAAGTCGGCGGTCGCCCTTTCCTGGCGTATGTGCTGGAGCGCTTCCGCTTCGCAGGTTGCGACGAGGTGCTCCTCGTCATCGGGCATCTGGGCGAGCAAATTGTCCGCCGATGTGGCGAGCGGGCGTTCGGGATGCAATTGCGCTACGCGTGGCAGTTTGTCCCTGAAGGCACTGCCAAGGCGTTGCTGCTGGCGGAAGACTTCGTCGGCGATGAACCGTTTTTGATGAGTTGGGGCGACATCGTCGCCGCCCCTGAAAACTACACCGTTTTGTGGCAACGCTATGGGCAGGGCGATTGTGCCATGACGATGCTCGTCAACTGGATGGACGATGTGTCAGCAGGGGCGGATGTGACGCTGGACGGCGAACGGGTCACGGACATCGTGGAGAAGCCGTCGGGGAAAAAAGCGGGCTGGAATCAAGCGGGCATCTTTGTCCTCAGCCCGCGCATTTTCGCCTACTTGCGCCGGGTGCGCCCGTCCATGCGGGGCGAATACGAGTTCACCGATGCCGTGCGGTTGATGCTGCAGGCGGGCGAAAGGGTGATTGCGGTGCCCGTGCAAGGCTACCGTTACGAGTTGGGGACGCACGAACAGTTGCAAGCGTTGGAGCAAATTGCGGCACAATTGCGGTTGCCCAGCGAGTAG
- the galK_3 gene encoding Galactokinase — protein sequence MAWRVRAPGRLCLFGEHQDYLGLPVIAVAIDLCITMDAAKRDDRCVLVHMPDIGATETLDADAPIVYERPRQYLRSGLKVVRDLGYRLPHGLTVTVRGDIPINAGTASSSAFVVAWLKLLLTVCRAKEADDPETLARLGHKAEVLEFGEPGGMMDHFAASLGGLICVDTRPPFSAERLPAQLDGFVLGDTLERKQTLEVLRQTKEQALQAFRQIQKLHPDFDLRETGAEKALEYAEELDEPFRTKAVAHIYDRELCREAYKMLSRGEVNPERLGEMLTEHHRWLQALGVSTPKLDALVDIALKAGALGAKLNGSGGGGCLFAYAPGKQNEVAQAIERAGGKAFIVAVSEGAKAEWKCEQEGGATLWGERV from the coding sequence ATGGCGTGGCGCGTGCGGGCGCCGGGGCGATTGTGCCTGTTTGGCGAGCATCAGGATTATTTGGGGTTGCCTGTCATCGCCGTCGCCATCGACCTGTGCATCACGATGGACGCGGCAAAGCGCGACGACCGCTGCGTCCTCGTCCACATGCCCGACATCGGCGCGACAGAAACGCTGGACGCCGATGCGCCCATCGTTTACGAGCGCCCCCGTCAATACTTGCGGTCGGGGCTGAAAGTTGTTCGGGATTTGGGCTACCGCTTACCACACGGGTTAACCGTGACAGTGCGTGGCGACATTCCCATCAACGCGGGCACCGCCAGTTCGTCAGCATTTGTCGTCGCTTGGCTTAAACTTCTGCTGACCGTTTGCCGAGCCAAAGAAGCCGATGACCCCGAAACCTTGGCGCGATTGGGACATAAAGCCGAGGTTTTGGAGTTTGGTGAGCCCGGCGGGATGATGGACCACTTTGCCGCTTCGCTGGGCGGCTTGATCTGCGTGGACACGCGACCGCCCTTTAGCGCCGAACGGCTGCCCGCCCAACTGGACGGTTTCGTCTTAGGTGACACCTTGGAACGCAAGCAAACCTTAGAAGTTCTGCGACAGACGAAGGAGCAAGCGCTTCAAGCCTTTCGGCAAATCCAAAAACTCCATCCCGACTTTGACCTGCGTGAAACGGGAGCGGAGAAAGCGTTAGAGTATGCGGAAGAGTTAGACGAACCTTTCCGAACCAAAGCCGTCGCCCACATCTATGACCGTGAACTGTGCCGTGAAGCCTACAAGATGTTGTCGCGGGGAGAAGTTAATCCCGAACGGTTGGGCGAGATGCTAACGGAGCATCACCGATGGCTGCAAGCCTTGGGGGTATCCACGCCAAAGTTGGACGCTCTGGTGGATATTGCGTTAAAAGCGGGCGCTTTAGGGGCAAAGTTAAACGGCTCTGGCGGAGGCGGTTGCCTGTTCGCTTACGCGCCGGGCAAACAAAACGAAGTCGCCCAAGCCATTGAGCGGGCTGGCGGCAAGGCATTCATCGTTGCGGTAAGCGAAGGGGCAAAGGCGGAGTGGAAATGCGAGCAGGAAGGGGGTGCGACGCTATGGGGCGAAAGGGTGTGA
- the metE_2 gene encoding 5-methyltetrahydropteroyltriglutamate--homocysteine methyltransferase: MVITVVDNYPKISETDQRLRRAIAAWEDGKLGDDELERVYDEVTEGVIREQIEAGVELVTDGQVRWDDALSYLARKLDGTQRGGLLRWFDNNFYFRQPVIVGKLRRKEPLVVRDFEKARQWANGVPVKPVLTGPYTFAKLSLNEHYKYFADLLFDVAAIWNEEAKALQAAGAPLIQLSEPAILFHPEDASLWADAIRRVVDGVSVPFALYTFFADASKVWDALMALPVHIVGLDFCSGEDNRNAELVQVGFPPDKVLGYGIVDARNIKPEPVSELAQRIEWVVTVVGADRLHVNPNCGLEFLPRTDARRKLETLSAAVRLVRGK, encoded by the coding sequence ATGGTCATCACCGTCGTGGACAACTACCCGAAAATTTCGGAAACCGACCAGCGGTTGCGCCGTGCCATCGCCGCATGGGAAGATGGCAAACTCGGCGACGATGAACTGGAACGGGTTTACGACGAAGTGACGGAAGGCGTCATCCGCGAGCAGATTGAAGCGGGCGTTGAGTTGGTGACGGACGGGCAAGTCCGATGGGACGATGCCCTCAGTTACCTGGCACGCAAACTGGACGGGACGCAACGGGGCGGGTTGTTGCGCTGGTTTGACAACAACTTTTATTTTCGCCAACCCGTCATCGTCGGCAAGTTGCGGCGCAAAGAGCCGTTGGTCGTGCGGGACTTTGAGAAAGCCCGCCAGTGGGCAAACGGGGTGCCCGTTAAGCCTGTCCTGACAGGACCGTACACTTTCGCTAAACTCAGCCTGAACGAGCACTATAAGTATTTCGCCGACTTGCTCTTTGATGTCGCCGCCATTTGGAACGAGGAAGCGAAAGCGCTGCAAGCGGCAGGCGCCCCGCTCATCCAGTTGAGCGAACCCGCGATTTTGTTCCACCCCGAAGACGCATCGTTGTGGGCGGACGCTATCCGCCGAGTCGTGGACGGCGTGAGCGTACCTTTCGCCCTCTACACCTTTTTCGCTGATGCCAGCAAGGTGTGGGACGCGCTGATGGCGTTGCCCGTTCACATCGTCGGGCTGGACTTTTGCAGCGGCGAGGACAACCGCAATGCGGAGTTGGTGCAGGTAGGTTTCCCACCTGACAAAGTGTTGGGCTACGGCATCGTGGACGCGCGCAACATCAAACCTGAGCCTGTCAGCGAATTGGCGCAGCGGATTGAATGGGTCGTCACCGTCGTCGGCGCCGACCGTTTACATGTCAACCCCAACTGCGGTTTGGAGTTTCTGCCCCGCACCGATGCGCGGCGCAAGTTGGAAACGCTGTCCGCCGCCGTCCGCTTGGTCCGGGGCAAATGA
- the mutY gene encoding Adenine DNA glycosylase — MGAVVPAPMTDEWRRTVQQKLLAWFERHRRDLPWRRTRDPYAVLVSEFLLQQTTVEAARRYFEPFLRRFPTVHDLAAAPLDEVLRLWAGLGYYARARHLHATAQRIVREFGGQVPADLKTLQKLPGIGRYTAGAIASIAYGIKVPALDTNAVRVLARLLGWQGDPKSAAFQKALRDIASTLLPDEAPGEFNQAVMDLAALICAPEAPKCGVCPLQTLCAAAATGTPERFPAPSKSQTLTERQEVACVVWRDDRLLVAQRGKGQWWNGLWECPRGERHRDEPVPAAAQRIARERVGLTVAPEQVLTTLQHTVTRYRIVLAVVRCRYLAGEVRPNGYAAARWVTLDEAEQLPSPSPQRELLERLRQEQTGGRQMALF; from the coding sequence ATGGGAGCGGTTGTTCCGGCTCCAATGACGGACGAATGGCGGCGCACCGTGCAGCAAAAGTTGCTGGCGTGGTTTGAGCGCCATCGGCGCGATTTGCCATGGCGGCGCACCCGCGACCCTTACGCCGTTTTGGTCAGCGAATTTTTGTTGCAGCAAACGACAGTGGAAGCGGCGCGTCGCTATTTTGAGCCCTTTTTGCGGCGCTTCCCGACCGTGCACGATTTGGCAGCGGCACCGTTGGACGAAGTGTTACGGCTGTGGGCGGGATTGGGTTACTACGCCCGCGCCCGCCATTTGCACGCAACGGCGCAACGCATCGTCCGCGAGTTTGGCGGTCAAGTGCCCGCTGATTTGAAAACGCTGCAAAAATTGCCAGGCATCGGGCGCTACACAGCAGGTGCTATCGCCAGCATCGCTTACGGCATCAAAGTGCCCGCCCTTGACACAAACGCCGTGCGGGTGTTGGCGCGGTTGCTAGGCTGGCAAGGTGACCCGAAAAGTGCGGCGTTTCAAAAGGCACTGAGGGACATCGCGTCAACGTTGCTGCCCGATGAAGCCCCCGGCGAGTTCAATCAAGCCGTGATGGATTTGGCGGCGCTGATTTGCGCGCCTGAGGCGCCCAAGTGCGGCGTTTGTCCGCTGCAAACGCTGTGCGCGGCGGCAGCGACAGGAACGCCAGAGCGCTTCCCTGCCCCATCTAAATCGCAAACGCTGACGGAGCGGCAAGAGGTGGCATGCGTGGTTTGGCGGGACGACCGCCTGCTGGTCGCCCAACGCGGCAAAGGGCAATGGTGGAACGGGCTGTGGGAATGCCCGCGCGGGGAACGGCACCGCGATGAACCCGTGCCCGCTGCCGCCCAGCGCATCGCCCGAGAGCGTGTGGGGCTTACCGTTGCGCCCGAGCAAGTGCTGACGACTTTGCAGCACACAGTTACTCGCTACCGCATCGTTTTAGCGGTGGTGCGGTGTCGCTATCTCGCTGGTGAAGTGCGCCCCAACGGTTACGCGGCGGCGCGCTGGGTGACGCTGGACGAGGCTGAACAACTGCCGTCTCCATCGCCCCAACGCGAGTTGTTGGAACGGCTGCGGCAAGAGCAAACGGGCGGACGACAAATGGCGTTGTTTTGA
- the cpdA_3 gene encoding 3',5'-cyclic adenosine monophosphate phosphodiesterase CpdA, translating into MTPEWLMAFTAGALLGYGVWESFQVRLQRYTIANAKVPATRNPLRIAHLSDLHLSRFGYKERRAVALIAQWRPHCIALTGDVTAWRRALPAVQEFFRALTAIAPVYAVEGNAEAANALTETLATLLRRCGGYWLRNEAVPFGDGVWVAGTDDPHRHRADAAKALASVPDDAFCVLLTHSPDIIVQPAALKADLILCGHTHGGQIRLPFIGALYIRARRIPRRYAWGCHPLPNGTVLITTCGVGTTRLPLRFFCPPEVVGVAVQSP; encoded by the coding sequence ATGACCCCAGAATGGCTAATGGCATTCACCGCAGGCGCGTTGTTGGGTTACGGCGTTTGGGAGAGTTTTCAGGTGCGCTTGCAGCGTTACACGATCGCCAACGCCAAAGTGCCCGCAACGCGCAACCCGCTGCGTATCGCCCACCTCAGCGATTTGCACCTGAGCCGCTTTGGCTACAAAGAGCGCAGAGCGGTCGCGCTTATCGCCCAGTGGCGTCCCCATTGCATCGCCCTGACGGGTGATGTGACGGCGTGGCGGCGGGCGTTGCCGGCTGTGCAGGAGTTTTTTCGCGCCCTGACCGCTATCGCCCCCGTTTACGCGGTGGAAGGCAACGCCGAAGCGGCGAACGCGCTGACCGAAACATTAGCAACGCTGCTCCGCCGATGCGGCGGGTATTGGCTGCGCAACGAAGCCGTGCCGTTTGGCGACGGCGTTTGGGTTGCGGGTACCGACGACCCTCACCGTCACCGTGCTGACGCCGCCAAAGCGTTGGCGTCCGTGCCCGATGACGCTTTTTGCGTGCTCCTCACCCATTCGCCCGACATCATCGTCCAGCCAGCGGCGCTCAAAGCGGACTTGATTTTGTGCGGGCACACCCATGGTGGGCAAATTCGGCTGCCGTTTATCGGCGCCCTCTACATCCGCGCCCGACGCATCCCACGCCGCTACGCGTGGGGTTGCCACCCATTGCCCAACGGGACAGTGCTCATCACGACCTGCGGCGTCGGCACGACGCGGTTGCCCCTGCGGTTCTTTTGCCCGCCCGAAGTCGTCGGGGTCGCCGTGCAGAGCCCGTGA
- the surE gene encoding 5'/3'-nucleotidase SurE, giving the protein MRRQRPLMLLSNDDGVHAEGLLHLKRAMKEIGEVVVIAPDRPRSSCSHAITLHKPLRVFERRDVDGDVVYACNGMPADCVVLGIRVLCPHPPDLVIGGINDGPNVGNDVIYSGTVAVAREAALNGVKAFAISIGDFNHLHYATAAKVAQWLARQLLETDLPDGVFLNANVPNLPLERVKGLRITRRGCKRYEGAPERRCDPQGRTYFWRGSERPLCETVPGTDVTELANDYVTVTPFHTDTTVAPLVEALKAWERLFRLQ; this is encoded by the coding sequence ATGCGACGCCAACGACCCCTGATGTTGCTGAGCAACGACGACGGTGTGCACGCCGAAGGGTTGCTCCACCTGAAGCGGGCAATGAAGGAAATCGGCGAGGTCGTCGTCATCGCGCCTGACCGCCCGCGCAGTTCGTGCAGCCACGCTATCACGCTCCACAAACCGTTGCGGGTGTTTGAGCGGCGCGATGTGGACGGCGATGTCGTTTACGCGTGCAACGGGATGCCTGCCGATTGCGTCGTGTTGGGCATCCGCGTTCTTTGTCCCCACCCGCCCGATTTGGTCATCGGGGGCATCAATGACGGTCCAAATGTCGGCAACGATGTGATTTACTCTGGCACGGTCGCCGTCGCCCGCGAGGCAGCGTTGAACGGAGTGAAAGCCTTCGCCATTTCTATCGGTGACTTCAACCACTTGCACTACGCGACCGCCGCGAAGGTCGCTCAATGGCTGGCGCGGCAGTTGCTGGAAACTGATTTACCTGACGGCGTGTTTTTAAACGCCAATGTGCCCAACCTGCCTCTTGAGCGGGTGAAGGGGCTGCGCATCACGCGGCGGGGCTGCAAGCGTTATGAGGGGGCGCCTGAACGGCGCTGCGACCCGCAAGGGCGCACCTACTTTTGGCGCGGTTCAGAGCGTCCCCTCTGCGAGACCGTCCCCGGCACCGATGTGACGGAACTCGCCAACGACTATGTGACCGTCACGCCTTTCCATACCGACACGACCGTCGCCCCGCTAGTGGAGGCGTTGAAGGCATGGGAGCGGTTGTTCCGGCTCCAATGA